From the Pseudomonas baltica genome, one window contains:
- a CDS encoding beta-galactosidase, with protein sequence MLRRSLPAVLALMFVAPLMAAESEAPAVPASAPSQMPVAATPSTEAPTPVTPAAAIPPSATSAADSSGPQALFNFVRPTDTVKIITQGADLPQANAEQTAEGEVLRRVTFSAADKPSLRLAPPTGVWDWRQNSALTLRVQSAMDWALTLYVTLQSTDGKTLTSRIDLPAGPAQTVIVPLLASSPSSQGMRAGPPMPWTQDGQRVLLASSAGDLSRDQVASVTLSLDKPNVAQSILVERVALSSGDTLQKAAYSQIVDAYGQFTRSRWPEKISSDEQLQTEAGREQQQLKGWLAERKKSGLDRFGGVTGGVSFEATGFFRTQKQDGRWYLVTPEGHPFYSLGVNAVTADNERTYTEGREWMFSSLPKPEDPASAFYGQRDDRSGNGSAQGVGYNHGRWFDFYASNLQRTYGKPGAPAAFDAARWQAHTLDRLQGWGFNTIGNWSDAGFESAERVPYTLPLSIVGDYASISTGMDWWGRMPDPFDPRFAMATERAVAIAARDHREDPWLIGYYADNELAWAGPGATPETRYALALGTLKLTTDIPAKRAFLKQLRDKYRNQEGLSKAWGIQLSAWELMEDPGFQGPLPNAEHPQIEADYQHFQETFADTYFKTVSDALKWHAPNQLLLGGRFAVSTPEAVEACAQYCDVLSFNFYTPTPQDGYDFKALAALDKPVLVTEFHFGSRDRGLFWPGVMEVAHEEDRGPAYDKFLDAALKEPSIVGVHWFQYLDEPLTGRLLDGENGHFGLVAITDLPYTGFVTSVRKSNLAALDRLRKLAPAVAAPAHDGKGGAHGAAGGPGHGGKGGSH encoded by the coding sequence ATGTTGCGCCGTTCCCTGCCAGCTGTACTTGCGCTGATGTTCGTGGCTCCACTGATGGCCGCCGAGAGCGAGGCACCTGCCGTGCCCGCCAGCGCGCCGAGCCAAATGCCAGTCGCTGCCACGCCGAGCACTGAGGCGCCAACCCCTGTTACCCCGGCAGCCGCTATCCCGCCATCCGCCACTTCGGCTGCGGACTCCAGCGGCCCGCAGGCACTGTTCAACTTCGTGCGGCCGACCGATACGGTCAAGATCATCACGCAGGGTGCCGATCTGCCTCAGGCCAATGCCGAGCAGACCGCAGAGGGTGAGGTCTTGCGGCGCGTTACCTTCAGTGCAGCAGACAAACCCAGCCTGCGCCTGGCACCCCCGACTGGAGTGTGGGACTGGCGGCAGAACAGCGCCCTGACCCTGCGCGTGCAGAGTGCGATGGATTGGGCCCTGACCCTTTATGTCACGCTGCAGAGTACTGACGGCAAGACCCTCACCAGCCGCATCGATCTACCGGCCGGTCCTGCCCAGACGGTGATCGTGCCGCTGCTGGCCAGTTCGCCATCCAGCCAGGGCATGCGTGCCGGCCCGCCGATGCCCTGGACGCAGGACGGCCAACGCGTGCTGCTGGCCAGCAGTGCCGGTGACCTGAGTCGTGATCAGGTGGCGTCGGTGACGCTGTCGCTGGACAAGCCCAACGTCGCGCAAAGCATTTTGGTCGAACGTGTGGCGTTGTCGTCCGGCGATACGCTGCAGAAGGCCGCGTACAGCCAGATCGTCGATGCCTACGGGCAGTTCACTCGCAGCCGCTGGCCGGAAAAAATCAGCAGCGACGAGCAACTCCAGACCGAAGCCGGGCGCGAGCAGCAGCAACTCAAGGGCTGGCTGGCTGAGCGTAAAAAATCGGGCCTTGATCGATTTGGTGGCGTGACGGGGGGCGTGAGCTTCGAGGCCACCGGTTTTTTTCGCACCCAGAAACAGGACGGTCGCTGGTACCTGGTGACGCCTGAAGGCCATCCGTTCTATTCGCTCGGGGTCAACGCGGTGACGGCCGACAACGAGCGGACTTACACAGAAGGCCGTGAATGGATGTTCTCCAGCCTTCCCAAGCCTGAAGACCCGGCGTCGGCATTTTACGGCCAACGGGATGATCGCAGTGGCAACGGCTCGGCCCAGGGCGTGGGCTATAACCATGGGCGCTGGTTCGATTTCTATGCTTCCAACCTGCAGCGCACCTATGGCAAGCCTGGCGCGCCGGCGGCGTTCGATGCCGCGCGCTGGCAGGCCCATACCCTTGATCGCCTGCAAGGCTGGGGTTTCAACACCATCGGTAATTGGAGCGACGCCGGCTTCGAAAGCGCCGAGCGCGTGCCTTACACCCTGCCGCTGTCGATCGTCGGCGATTACGCCAGCATCAGCACTGGCATGGATTGGTGGGGGCGCATGCCCGACCCCTTCGATCCACGCTTTGCCATGGCCACCGAGCGCGCCGTGGCTATCGCCGCCCGCGACCATCGCGAAGATCCTTGGTTGATCGGTTACTACGCGGACAACGAGCTGGCCTGGGCCGGCCCCGGCGCGACGCCTGAAACCCGCTATGCGCTGGCCCTTGGAACGCTCAAGCTGACGACCGATATTCCGGCCAAACGCGCTTTCCTAAAGCAGTTGCGCGATAAATACCGCAATCAGGAAGGGCTGTCGAAAGCCTGGGGCATCCAGCTATCGGCGTGGGAATTGATGGAAGATCCCGGCTTCCAGGGCCCGCTGCCAAACGCCGAACATCCACAGATCGAAGCCGACTACCAGCACTTCCAGGAAACCTTCGCGGACACCTACTTCAAGACCGTGTCCGATGCGTTGAAATGGCATGCGCCGAACCAACTGCTGCTAGGCGGCCGCTTCGCTGTCAGCACTCCGGAGGCGGTCGAGGCCTGCGCCCAGTATTGCGATGTGCTGAGCTTCAACTTCTACACCCCGACGCCGCAGGACGGCTATGACTTCAAGGCCCTGGCGGCGCTGGACAAACCGGTGCTGGTCACCGAGTTCCACTTCGGCTCGCGTGATCGCGGTCTGTTCTGGCCGGGTGTGATGGAGGTGGCCCATGAAGAGGACCGTGGCCCGGCCTACGATAAGTTTCTCGATGCCGCCTTGAAGGAACCGTCGATCGTCGGTGTGCACTGGTTCCAGTATCTGGACGAACCCCTGACCGGGCGCTTGCTGGACGGTGAAAATGGCCACTTCGGCCTGGTGGCGATCACCGATCTGCCCTATACCGGATTTGTGACGTCGGTACGCAAGAGCAATCTCGCCGCCCTTGACCGGCTGCGCAAGCTGGCCCCGGCTGTTGCAGCCCCGGCCCATGATGGCAAGGGCGGCGCCCATGGCGCGGCTGGCGGCCCTGGTCATGGCGGTAAAGGCGGCTCGCACTGA
- the dinG gene encoding ATP-dependent DNA helicase DinG: protein MISTALKSQIQGAYSRFLEAKSLKPRYGQRLMIAEVAKVLGDIEVDDEGRRSGPPAVVAVEAGTGTGKTVAYSLATIPAAKEAGKRLVIATATVALQEQIVYKDLPDLMRNSGLNFTFALAKGRGRYLCLSKLDALLQEGHAQTATAQLFEDEGFKIEVDEVSQKLFTSMIEKLAGNKWDGDRDSWPQALEDHHWARLTTDHSQCTTRHCPNFQQCAFYKAREGMGKVDVIVTNHDMVLADLALGGGAVLPDPRDTLYVFDEGHHLPDKAIGHFAHYSRLRSTADWLEQTAKNLTKLLAQHPLPGDLGKLIEQVPELAREIKAQQQFMFAACEQVADFKPGEDMEGRERPRHRFVGGVIPEHMREMGIELKKGFSRLTDLFTRLSDLLKEGMEGEVNIGIASHQAEEWYPLFGTLLARASGSWELWTAFTAEDPEDSAPMARWLTLSESGALYDIEVNASPILAAEMLRRNLWNVAYGCLVTSATLTALGKFDRYRMRAGIPKDSVTTVVPSPFHHADAGVLRVPDLGADPRDAAAHTAAIIRDLPDLVEGSRGTLVLFSSRKQMQDVFDGLDRDWRRQVFIQGNLSKQETLNKHKARVDGGESSVLFGLASFAEGVDLPGAYCEHVVIAKIPFAVPDDPVEAALAEWIEARGGNPFMEIAVPDASLRLIQACGRLLRTEQDRGTITLLDRRVVTQRYGKAILNALPPFRREIS from the coding sequence ATGATCAGCACAGCACTCAAATCCCAGATCCAGGGCGCCTATTCGCGTTTCCTCGAAGCCAAGAGCCTCAAGCCACGCTATGGCCAGCGCTTGATGATCGCCGAGGTGGCCAAGGTCCTGGGTGACATCGAGGTCGATGACGAAGGCCGCCGCAGTGGCCCGCCCGCCGTCGTTGCCGTGGAAGCCGGTACCGGTACCGGCAAGACCGTCGCCTACAGCCTCGCCACCATTCCGGCTGCCAAGGAGGCCGGCAAGCGCCTGGTCATCGCCACGGCCACCGTCGCCTTGCAAGAGCAGATCGTCTACAAGGACCTGCCCGACCTGATGCGCAACAGCGGGCTGAATTTCACTTTCGCCCTGGCCAAGGGGCGGGGCCGCTACCTGTGCCTGTCCAAACTCGACGCGCTGCTGCAGGAGGGCCACGCGCAAACCGCCACGGCCCAGCTGTTCGAAGACGAAGGCTTCAAGATCGAGGTCGATGAGGTCAGCCAGAAGCTCTTCACCAGCATGATCGAGAAGCTCGCCGGCAATAAATGGGATGGCGACCGCGACAGCTGGCCCCAGGCGCTGGAAGATCATCACTGGGCGCGGCTGACCACCGATCACAGCCAGTGCACCACCCGGCACTGCCCCAACTTCCAGCAATGCGCCTTCTACAAGGCCCGTGAAGGCATGGGCAAGGTCGATGTGATCGTTACCAACCACGACATGGTGCTGGCCGACCTCGCTCTGGGTGGGGGCGCCGTGCTGCCCGATCCGCGCGATACCCTCTATGTATTCGACGAAGGCCACCATCTGCCCGACAAGGCCATTGGTCACTTCGCCCATTACAGCCGCCTGCGCTCCACCGCCGACTGGCTCGAGCAAACCGCCAAGAATCTCACCAAGCTGCTGGCCCAGCACCCATTGCCCGGTGATCTGGGCAAGCTCATCGAGCAGGTACCGGAGCTGGCGCGGGAGATCAAGGCGCAACAACAGTTCATGTTCGCGGCATGCGAGCAGGTCGCGGACTTCAAGCCGGGCGAAGACATGGAAGGCCGCGAGCGTCCCCGTCATCGTTTCGTCGGCGGGGTGATTCCCGAGCACATGCGCGAAATGGGCATCGAGCTGAAAAAAGGCTTTTCGCGCCTTACCGACCTGTTCACGCGCTTGAGCGATCTGCTCAAGGAGGGCATGGAAGGGGAGGTCAATATCGGCATCGCCAGCCACCAGGCCGAAGAGTGGTATCCGCTGTTCGGTACCTTGCTGGCACGTGCCTCCGGCAGTTGGGAGCTATGGACCGCGTTCACCGCCGAAGACCCGGAAGACAGCGCCCCCATGGCGCGTTGGTTGACGTTGTCCGAGAGCGGCGCGCTGTATGACATCGAGGTCAATGCCAGCCCGATCCTGGCGGCCGAAATGCTGCGGCGCAATCTGTGGAACGTGGCGTACGGCTGCCTGGTCACCTCGGCGACCCTGACTGCACTGGGCAAGTTCGACCGCTATCGCATGCGCGCCGGCATTCCCAAGGACTCGGTGACCACCGTGGTGCCAAGCCCGTTTCATCATGCCGATGCTGGCGTGCTGCGCGTTCCGGACCTGGGCGCCGATCCCCGGGATGCCGCCGCCCATACCGCCGCTATCATCCGTGACTTGCCCGACCTGGTCGAAGGCTCGCGCGGCACCCTGGTGCTGTTTTCCTCGCGCAAACAGATGCAGGACGTCTTCGATGGACTGGATCGCGACTGGCGGCGTCAGGTGTTCATTCAGGGCAACCTGTCCAAGCAGGAAACCCTCAACAAGCACAAGGCGCGAGTCGACGGTGGCGAGAGCAGCGTGCTGTTCGGCCTTGCCAGTTTCGCCGAAGGCGTCGACTTGCCTGGCGCCTATTGCGAGCATGTCGTGATCGCCAAGATCCCCTTCGCCGTACCGGACGATCCCGTCGAGGCGGCGTTGGCCGAATGGATCGAGGCGCGGGGCGGTAATCCGTTCATGGAAATCGCCGTGCCCGATGCCTCGCTGCGCCTGATCCAGGCCTGTGGTCGGTTGCTGCGCACCGAGCAGGACCGCGGCACCATCACCTTGCTGGATCGCCGTGTCGTCACCCAGCGCTATGGCAAGGCGATCCTCAATGCACTGCCGCCGTTCCGCCGCGAAATCAGCTGA
- a CDS encoding CopD family protein produces the protein MALFNFFYTLHVLASVVWVGGMFFAWMILRPVAAATLEGPTRLGLWAGIFPRFFAWVWLCLLTLPISGVAMLHLRYHGFDGAPRYVQAMMGLYVVMAALFLRVQGLQLPELRRAVDAQDWTRGAAAMTRIRRLVGINLLIGLAVIALASARPWF, from the coding sequence ATGGCCCTCTTCAACTTCTTCTACACCTTGCATGTCCTGGCATCGGTGGTGTGGGTCGGCGGGATGTTCTTCGCCTGGATGATCCTGCGGCCCGTAGCGGCTGCAACCTTGGAAGGGCCGACGCGACTGGGATTATGGGCGGGAATTTTCCCACGCTTCTTCGCCTGGGTCTGGCTGTGTTTGCTGACGCTTCCGATCAGCGGCGTGGCCATGCTGCACCTGCGCTACCACGGTTTCGACGGTGCGCCGCGTTATGTGCAGGCGATGATGGGGCTGTATGTGGTCATGGCCGCGCTGTTTTTGCGGGTCCAGGGCTTGCAATTACCGGAGTTGCGACGCGCGGTGGATGCTCAGGACTGGACCAGGGGCGCGGCGGCCATGACGCGCATCCGCAGGTTGGTAGGAATCAACCTGCTGATTGGCCTGGCAGTGATCGCCTTGGCCTCGGCGCGGCCATGGTTTTAG
- a CDS encoding DUF1145 domain-containing protein — protein sequence MKGLLWFGKMLTLLFWWVVLVNLFVPLGQPFEWLIHFGALALLGLHVVELVAFNRRLHGRSHPWFDRLQILLTGIFHVISIPRVGPATTA from the coding sequence ATGAAAGGCCTGTTGTGGTTCGGCAAAATGCTCACGCTGTTGTTCTGGTGGGTAGTGCTGGTCAATCTGTTCGTGCCGTTGGGGCAGCCTTTCGAGTGGCTGATTCACTTCGGCGCCTTGGCGTTGCTGGGGCTGCACGTGGTGGAGTTGGTCGCATTCAATCGGCGCCTGCACGGTCGTAGCCATCCATGGTTCGATCGCCTGCAGATCCTGCTGACCGGGATCTTCCACGTCATTTCCATTCCCCGTGTCGGGCCCGCAACGACTGCCTGA
- a CDS encoding OmpA family protein: protein MRNLTRGFIPVLLVSSVLSGCAMTTHSDGSAPLNQRNWPICSVVGGLVGGGLGAIKSGAWAGGGAALGAIAGGLICFAHDGDEDGDGVFDRRDRCKGTPPHTPVSMANGCPLPQYPAKAPEAPPPVPPVAEQVITLSDAENVLFAFDSSVLTPEFQSELSKLVDDLKKTDIKGIKVVGHTDSVGTDAYNQKLSERRAASVVKFLTAEGVSSSLLTSEGMGESQPVADNATAEGRSQNRRVELHLSR, encoded by the coding sequence ATGAGAAATCTCACGCGGGGATTCATTCCCGTTCTTCTGGTCAGTAGTGTTCTTTCGGGGTGCGCGATGACCACACACAGTGATGGCAGTGCACCGCTCAACCAAAGGAACTGGCCTATTTGCAGTGTGGTGGGTGGCCTGGTCGGCGGCGGCCTCGGTGCTATCAAAAGTGGTGCGTGGGCAGGTGGCGGTGCAGCCTTGGGGGCTATCGCCGGGGGGTTGATCTGCTTTGCCCATGACGGCGACGAAGACGGTGATGGGGTGTTCGACCGTCGCGACCGTTGCAAAGGCACTCCGCCGCATACACCGGTGAGCATGGCCAACGGTTGCCCGCTGCCGCAGTATCCAGCCAAGGCACCTGAAGCCCCGCCGCCTGTGCCGCCTGTGGCTGAGCAGGTGATTACGCTCAGTGATGCCGAGAATGTGCTGTTCGCCTTCGATTCGTCGGTGCTGACGCCGGAGTTCCAATCGGAGTTGAGCAAGCTGGTCGATGATCTGAAGAAAACCGACATCAAGGGGATCAAGGTCGTGGGGCACACCGACAGCGTCGGTACTGATGCCTACAACCAGAAACTCTCCGAGCGCCGGGCCGCCAGTGTGGTGAAGTTCCTCACCGCCGAGGGCGTGTCTTCCAGCCTGCTGACCAGCGAAGGCATGGGCGAGAGCCAGCCGGTGGCGGATAACGCGACCGCAGAGGGACGATCGCAGAATCGACGGGTCGAGTTGCATTTGAGTCGTTGA
- a CDS encoding DUF6231 family protein, with translation MTEGFSTRTPQQALAALLDHQAAERLLVVGAGQFPALDAYAAAHSGSRISSCAPGPLPADLAGQRFDLAVVIDCLEHLPKREGLQLLGGIRNLNASRIAVLVDLAASGWSDTDFYSLALQANERFERDGQVLTLFTYDLREYKQVPDWLNARFWANPENFGKYWW, from the coding sequence ATGACTGAAGGCTTTTCCACACGCACACCGCAGCAGGCCCTGGCGGCCCTGCTCGACCACCAGGCGGCCGAACGCCTGCTGGTGGTCGGTGCCGGACAATTCCCGGCGCTCGACGCCTATGCTGCGGCCCACTCCGGTTCGCGGATCTCGTCCTGCGCCCCAGGTCCCCTGCCGGCAGACCTCGCCGGCCAGCGCTTCGACCTGGCGGTGGTCATCGACTGCCTGGAGCATTTGCCCAAGCGCGAGGGCCTGCAACTGCTCGGTGGCATCCGCAATCTCAACGCCAGCCGCATCGCCGTGCTGGTGGACCTGGCCGCGAGCGGCTGGAGCGATACCGATTTCTATTCCCTGGCCCTGCAGGCCAACGAGCGCTTCGAGCGCGACGGCCAGGTGCTGACGTTGTTCACCTATGATCTACGTGAGTACAAACAGGTCCCGGACTGGCTCAATGCGCGGTTCTGGGCCAACCCGGAAAACTTCGGCAAATATTGGTGGTGA
- a CDS encoding YchJ family protein, giving the protein MSMAICPCGSGNLLNVCCGHYHEGHPAPDARALMRSRYSAYVLGHIDYLLATTLPAQQPGLDRDAIEQWSAQSTWLGLEVENAQVIGGQPEHAFVTFVARWHDSNGEHSHRERSAFVQNSGRWYFIDPTVGLDAGRNDPCPCASGQKFKKCCAAYLNQ; this is encoded by the coding sequence ATGAGCATGGCGATTTGCCCCTGCGGCAGCGGCAACCTGCTGAATGTCTGCTGTGGTCACTATCATGAAGGCCACCCGGCGCCTGACGCCCGGGCGCTGATGCGCTCGCGATACAGCGCGTACGTGCTGGGCCATATCGATTACCTGCTGGCCACCACGCTGCCGGCCCAGCAGCCCGGCCTCGACCGAGATGCCATCGAGCAATGGAGCGCGCAAAGCACCTGGCTGGGGCTGGAAGTGGAAAACGCGCAGGTCATCGGTGGGCAGCCCGAACACGCCTTTGTCACCTTCGTCGCGCGCTGGCACGACAGCAACGGTGAGCACAGCCATCGCGAACGTTCGGCCTTTGTGCAAAACAGTGGCCGCTGGTATTTCATCGACCCCACGGTGGGCCTCGATGCAGGGCGTAACGACCCCTGTCCCTGTGCCAGCGGGCAGAAGTTCAAGAAGTGCTGCGCTGCCTACCTCAACCAATAA
- a CDS encoding LEA type 2 family protein produces MNYRTHLTHAVGLKHAIGLALLLGLGGCSSWFSGPDQDPQVHLVHVEVVKAKVLEQRFVLRFSIDNPNNSRLRVRGLIYRVTLGDTLLTDGEVDDWFTVAARSKEYYEIPVRTNLWEHVRDLAKLLKHPDRPVPYRLEGRLKTGFLFRHNLHLDHSGEIIPGDYLPE; encoded by the coding sequence ATGAACTACAGGACGCACCTGACTCACGCCGTTGGCCTCAAGCACGCTATAGGCTTGGCATTGCTGCTCGGCCTTGGCGGCTGCTCGTCCTGGTTCAGCGGCCCTGACCAGGATCCGCAAGTGCATCTGGTGCACGTCGAGGTGGTCAAGGCCAAGGTCCTTGAGCAGCGCTTCGTGTTGCGGTTCAGCATCGACAACCCCAACAACTCGCGATTGCGGGTGCGCGGGCTGATCTACCGGGTCACGCTGGGCGATACTCTGTTGACCGACGGAGAGGTCGACGACTGGTTCACCGTGGCGGCGCGCAGCAAGGAATATTACGAGATCCCGGTGCGCACCAACCTGTGGGAACACGTGCGCGACCTGGCGAAACTGCTCAAGCATCCCGATCGTCCCGTGCCCTATCGTCTGGAAGGCAGGCTGAAAACCGGATTTTTATTCAGGCATAACCTGCATCTGGACCACAGTGGTGAGATAATTCCCGGCGATTATCTTCCGGAGTAA
- a CDS encoding SEC-C metal-binding domain-containing protein has product MTQQPHVHGPDCNHDHDHAHDHHEPHGHVHGPHCNHAPQEPVRNALKEVGRNDPCPCGSAKKFKKCHGA; this is encoded by the coding sequence ATGACCCAGCAACCCCATGTCCATGGCCCCGACTGCAACCACGATCATGACCATGCACATGACCATCACGAGCCCCATGGCCATGTTCACGGCCCGCATTGCAACCATGCGCCTCAAGAGCCGGTGCGCAATGCCTTGAAGGAAGTCGGCCGCAACGATCCCTGCCCATGCGGCAGCGCGAAGAAATTCAAGAAGTGCCACGGCGCCTGA